In one Lolium rigidum isolate FL_2022 chromosome 3, APGP_CSIRO_Lrig_0.1, whole genome shotgun sequence genomic region, the following are encoded:
- the LOC124703108 gene encoding putative disease resistance protein RGA4 gives MAAVLDPLVGSCIRKLQEIIVENAILTLGVKEELEELQGTIKQIQCFLYDAEKRMIHESAVHNWLSELRDAMYDADDIVDSARFEGSKLLRDHTPSSRKSTPCWDISFLSCFPGIQRRHEIAVKIRDLNKRIEKLSKHGNSFLHLGGAPSGQGSISKQRLNSKLVQHNLVGKEIIHSSRKLVELVLADKEHKAYKLAVVGTGGVGKTTLAQKIYNDQQIKGNFNKHAWVCVSQECNEVNLLKEILRNIGVHQEQGESIAELQDKIAETIEGKSFFLVLDDVWKSNVWTELLKTPLCSANTSVILVTTRDIGIAMNIHAEHTHRVNLMSEEVGWELLWKSMDIVAEKEVHNLRSTGIDIVRKCGYLPLAIKVIASILERKDQTENEWQSILKSIDAWSKSKLPNDVEGALYLSYNELPYHLKQCFLYCALYPEDAIICRDDIIRLWVAEGFVEEKQGQLLEDTAKEYYYELIHRNLLEPDRLYSDHERCKMHDLLRHLACYLSREECFVGDPESLRVIGMSKIRRLTAIPKKDLLVLPSMNNVEFKLRTFQTDQQPWRVDNTFFMKFPYLRVLDLTGSSIQTIPDCVGSLIHLRLLDLDGTEISCLPESIGCLINLQILNLQRCKALHSLPLAIIQLCNLRRLGLKNTPINQVPKGINRLEFLNDLEGFPLSGGGDNGKTQDGWKLEELAHLSQLRRLDMIKLERATPYSTDSLLTEKKHLKVLNMICTEGTEEPYSEEDVSNIEKIFEQLIPPHNLEDLRIGGFFGRRYPTWLGTTHLPSVIFLQLIDCSSCVHLPPIGQLPNLKYLRIDGATAVTKIGPEFVGWRGANRRSTDAVVAFPKLERLVLCNMPNWEEWSFVEEGDAEAAEGGEDGSAEIQKGEVPSRGMQLLPRLKTLGLWGCPKLGSLPRQLGQEATSLRVINIRGASSLKVVEDLPFLSEALAIVGCESLERVSNLPQVGNLRVTRCPDLRCVEGLGSLQQLWLDVDMQDISKLWVPGIQEQHRKLHGEDVDVYTWPRN, from the coding sequence ATGGCAGCTGTATTAGACCCTTTGGTTGGATCATGCATCAGAAAGTTGCAAGAAATCATTGTGGAGAATGCCATACTAACTCTCGGTGTAAAAGAAGAGCTCGAAGAATTGCAGGGAACAATAAAACAAATACAGTGCTTCCTTTATGATGCTGAGAAAAGGATGATACATGAGTCAGCAGTTCACAATTGGCTCAGTGAGCTAAGAGATGCTATGTATGATGCTGATGATATCGTTGACTCGGCCAGATTTGAAGGAAGCAAGCTACTAAGAGATCACACACCATCATCTAGAAAATCAACTCCATGTTGGGACATttcatttttatcttgctttcctGGTATTCAGAGGCGTCATGAAATTGCTGTTAAGATCAGAGACCTCAACAAAAGAATTGAGAAGCTCTCAAAGCACGGAAACAGTTTTTTACATCTCGGTGGAGCACCTTCTGGCCAAGGCTCAATATCCAAACAGAGGTTAAATTCCAAGCTTGTACAACACAACCTTGTGGGAAAGGAGATTATACATTCTAGCAGGAAACTCGTGGAGTTGGTGCTTGCAGACAAGGAACATAAGGCTTATAAACTCGCTGTTGTTGGAACTGGAGGAGTTGGTAAGACAACACTAGCTCAAAAAATATACAATGATCAACAAATAAAAGGAAACTTCAACAAACACGCATGGGTTTGTGTTTCTCAAGAGTGCAATGAAGTTAATCTTCTAAAAGAGATTCTCAGAAATATCGGGGTGCATCAAGAGCAAGGTGAGTCCATAGCAGAGCTCCAGGACAAGATTGCAGAAACAATTGAGGGCAAGAGCTTCTTTCTTGTTCTAGATGATGTGTGGAAATCTAATGTATGGACCGAACTACTAAAGACTCCATTGTGTAGTGCAAATACATCAGTGATTTTGGTAACCACACGAGATATTGGAATTGCAATGAATATCCATGCAGAGCATACCCATCGAGTTAATCTAATGTCAGAAGAGGTGGGATGGGAGCTACTTTGGAAGAGCATGGATATTGTTGCAGAGAAAGAAGTACACAATCTGAGAAGCACTGGGATCGATATTGTTCGTAAATGTGGCTATCTCCCACTTGCCATCAAGGTCATTGCGAGTATTCTGGAAAGGAAGGATCAAACAGAAAATGAGTGGCAAAGTATTTTGAAATCAATTGATGCTTGGTCAAAGAGCAAACTTCCTAATGATGTCGAAGGAGCTTTATATCTGAGCTACAATGAGTTACCATATCATCTGAAGCAGTGCTTCCTTTATTGTGCATTGTATCCTGAAGATGCTATAATTTGCCGTGATGATATTATCAGATTATGGGTTGCTGAGGGCTTTGTAGAGGAGAAACAAGGTCAACTACTAGAAGATACAGCAAAAGAGTACTATTATGAGCTAATCCATAGGAATCTTCTTGAACCAGATCGTCTATATTCAGACCATGAGAGATGCAAAATGCATGACCTCTTAAGGCATCTAGCTTGTTATTTATCAAGAGAAGAATGTTTTGTTGGAGACCCAGAATCATTAAGGGTCATTGGTATGTCAAAAATACGACGCCTTACTGCTATCCCTAAGAAGGATTTATTAGTGTTACCTAGCATGAATAATGTGGAATTTAAGTTGAGGACCTTCCAGACTGATCAGCAGCCATGGAGAGTTGACAATACATTTTTCATGAAATTTCCGTATCTTCGTGTTTTGGATCTGACTGGTTCATCCATACAAACCATTCCAGATTGTGTTGGAAGTTTGATCCATCTACGACTACTTGATCTCGATGGTACAGAAATATCTTGTCTTCCGGAGTCCATAGGTTGCCTCATAAATCTTCAGATATTGAACTTGCAAAGGTGCAAAGCTCTGCATAGCCTTCCTTTGGCAATCATTCAATTGTGCAATTTAAGGCGCCTTGGTCTGAAAAATACACCCATAAATCAGGTTCCAAAAGGTATAAACAGATTAGAATTCCTCAACGATTTGGAAGGATTTCCTCTTAGTGGTGGAGGTGACAATGGTAAAACACAAGATGGATGGAAGTTGGAAGAGTTGGCACATCTCTCACAACTAAGGCGTCTTGATATGATTAAATTGGAAAGGGCTACTCCTTACAGTACAGATTCATTGCTGACAGAGAAAAAACATCTCAAAGTTTTGAATATGATCTGCACTGAAGGTACAGAGGAACCATATTCAGAAGAAGATGTTAGCAACATTGAGAAGATCTTTGAGCAGCTAATCCCTCCACACAACCTGGAAGATCTACGTATTGGTGGATTCTTTGGCCGGAGGTATCCCACATGGCTTGGTACCACCCACCTGCCTTCAGTTATATTCTTACAACTCATAGATTGCAGTTCATGTGTGCATCTTCCACCAATCGGGCAGCTGCCCAACCTGAAATATCTGAGAATTGATGGAGCAACAGCAGTCACCAAGATTGGACCCGAATTCGTGGGCTGGAGGGGGGCTAATCGCAGATCCACGGATGCGGTTGTTGCTTTCCCCAAGCTCGAAAGGTTGGTCTTATGTAATATGCCCAATTGGGAGGAGTGGTCCTTTGTTGAAGAGGGAGATGCAGAGGCAGCGGAAGGGGGAGAGGATGGATCTGCTGAGATACAAAAGGGGGAAGTCCCGTCTCGAGGGATGCAGCTGCTGCCACGCTTGAAGACGTTGGGACTTTGGGGCTGCCCCAAGCTGGGATCTCTCCCACGACAGCTAGGGCAGGAGGCCACCAGCTTGAGAGTGATCAATATAAGAGGAGCAAGCTCCTTGAAGGTGGTGGAGGATCTCCCGTTCCTCTCTGAGGCGCTTGCAATCGTGGGGTGTGAGAGCCTGGAGAGGGTCTCGAACCTTCCTCAGGTGGGGAATCTCCGTGTAACTCGTTGTCCAGACTTACGGTGCGTTGAGGGGTTAGGCAGTTTGCAGCAGTTGTGGCTGGATGTGGATATGCAGGACATATCTAAGCTGTGGGTGCCGGGGATTCAAGAGCAGCACCGGAAACTTCACGGTGAAGACGTGGATGTATACACGTGGCCTAGAAACTGA